In Takifugu flavidus isolate HTHZ2018 chromosome 5, ASM371156v2, whole genome shotgun sequence, the following proteins share a genomic window:
- the cabin1 gene encoding calcineurin-binding protein cabin-1 isoform X7, with translation MIRIAALNAASTAADESQDPLKTHKSQTKEAQEAEAFALYHKALDLQKHDKFEESSKAYHELLKKPLLKEAMPSDDHRVGVKHPGLILKYSTFKNLATMAATQDDLETAMEFYLEAVILDSTDVNMWYKIGQVALRLVRIPLARHAFEEGLHCNPDHWPCMDNLITVLYTLSDYTCCLYFIAKALERDHCYTKGLVLKERIFEEQPCLKQDTMQMFTKCHVSIHYVEVEKEEQDSILEEARELRRRRQMLSRCEPQPDLVLIQPVHCLTWKNLGESLLAMYKHQTTCEPPRPSLGRRIDLSEYCNQILLQNFPQPTSPICLGPSTILSSSPSSSLPPVALAEPAALPQAQALPQPQVLPPPPPQPQPQALPPPQPQPQALPPPQPQPQPSLTQNTVEINTTILPIATAMDVSLTDKVKKAPKRKRVVEDIGETAKRRSARVRNTKCKKEEKIDFQELLYKYLPSRLKKFDPDNDDESLSNLETQCDDKDDLQLLHGSSLPTGSVDYMESEQQDVHNFLLNNISNGGILDLKMRYLKAVGQKFLKEWPRGLAAVVLEVYQTWRKHSSGLPNPLLRDCSNQHIREMLTMSLACMELQLEQWSHTKGKNTSPRSSSISPGDDECHSEFPGKHFQGDLLLLALGSCQKDLFENDWLDVMVRVYWLKARFLALQGDMDLALESYDVCTGLLQSKPKNHEGKHYTISLPNLRVDAAISVEEIEKRLKSLERCQSLEEIQRLFESAEFDSVVRLLQPTLSYVSRGKTLEFVSSTPERPAQLILLQNSLLKLEDFQQCLECSEQALNEALQQLTSAPHGTPPTKEEWVCTIRKLLDGIEVCFTKDSQLLSHFPHFSSLSRLANNLIQLINLSMSTSDDPKEPYFFSVLPWIVLYRIIKHEEAAFDCVLQQHMSVGDDEDESDAPILPSSLALLNTAHEYLGRRSLCCSSDGTLLKFYVRVLEKELAISSKTDSHPYKEELEMALEQCFFCLYAYPSKKSKARYLDDHSSPQVELHWNNALFMFQYFKPKSLPEFDSYKTSTVSAELANLLRRFASIAPPSDTPKLTMEEVSAYIEGMTEKAPCLPEGSAPPPPITDEIHYLLADYHFKNKEQSKAIKFYVNDICVCPTRFDSWAGMALARASRIQEKLNSNELKSDIPIWKHSQAVLNCFKRALEIDSSNLSLWIEYGTMSYALHSFASRQLKQWRNEPEVLKQMSGCNCSGQLPVKQESRLCPSVSAQMVERRDAMLETALQCFQGASRCECDSDEEEWLIHYMLGKIAEKRKEPPVEYLQLYKKAAHYLHEEAARYPRKIHYHNPPDLAMEALELHFRLGATILKLLEANESDLDHELLFNLLVEAATGPFARGEEKSMPSMPRSLEKEKPPSMMDFNCPSVCVNNTLITSRPSAATPGLTSPLYVAAPFDHDYAKRKTLRRQQWQQQQQRQEERQADERSQDSEVVMLSDSNSTQDPFTDPTSSQDSSHKTVFGKASSSSSESTTPVKDGHSTSEDTHLVFNSSVASQGENFGILTEEKVIQEVVECVVVTLPETQKVPVEPCPQPVPVPATPPKLPGPSLQAAPQTPASEGKKKPEPPAEVIEVPKSLPADRVEQRRTLVEMCVRILFLCLSRFPQHYKSLYRLAFFYTNSKTHQNLQWARDVLLGSGVPWQQLKHMPAQGLFCERNKTNLFNGIWRIPVDEIDRPGSFASHMNRSIVLLLEVLYQLKDHDTLLKVSFMLQRTPDQGKKYLRDGDRQVLAKRAFFLTVKVLEDNLNTLTGVSEQPHKVPGTPSVGEMTTTDVSNKPSSEDNRTALPKKPRLADGVAYTVSRDASQAPLAPPVLQSTDKSKESLPEKVDTSGTDGHKAGSEEPMDLGTGIWRRPAGPTEQQTEAGTSAEPLQKVEVGRTSELSLEDLSISSRQQQQLQASATTKVTLPTSGTDQGTPRRPSRKRKLLEDVESGKTLLLDAYRVWQHGQKVMTYDLGRVEKIMSETYMLIKQVDEDVALDQAVKFCQIQLATSAQRQTSVDAPTTPKYSKEHREYFFPASLPTPVLLSQVACHPPSSQDAHAKVAYEPLNKLSRPPAPAFYDQSPAPQQRRGAAATALTPHTGEQEEPLEGVSYRQQESHLCQQMKLASVSQGGQESAAAGWFQEEPASCSTAQPGPDQQQQFTSNEHSKLPDPNRIRSRIPPNMPKLFIPSTVKFPPEITVTPPTPTLLSPKGSISEETKQKLKNVILSSQSAATVKKDTLSQPALEVQETSSQESSLESESEEEEEEEEYMDT, from the exons ATG ATTCGCATTGCAGCACTAAACGCTGCTTCAACAGCTGCAGATGAGTCCCAAGACCCGCTGAAAACCCACAAGAGCCAGACTAAAGAGGCTCAG GAAGCTGAGGCGTTTGCTTTATATCATAAAGCATTAGATCTCCAAAAACATGACAAGTTTGAAGAGTCTTCCAAGGCTTACCATGAGCTCCTCAAAAAGCCGCTGCTCAAAGAG GCGATGCCTTCAGACGACCACCGAGTGGGTGTCAAGCATCCTGGACTGATTTTGAAATACTCTACATTTAAAAATTTGGCCACCATGGCAGCAACACAGGATGACCTAGAGACTGCTATGGAGTTTTATTTAGAG GCTGTAATTTTGGACTCCACTGATGTCAACATGTGGTACAAAATCGGGCAGGTGGCTCTGCGACTTGTGCGCATTCCTTTGGCTCGGCATGCCTTTGAGGAGGGATTACATTGTAACCCAGACCACTGGCCCTGCATGGACAACCTCATCACTGTTCTGTACACCCTCAGCGACTACACAT GCTGTTTGTACTTCATCGCTAAAGCTCTGGAGCGAGATCACTGTTACACTAAAGGTCTAGTGCTGAAGGAGAGGATCTTTGAGGAGCAGCCCTGCCTGAAGCAAGACACTATGCAGATGTTCACGAAATG CCACGTATCGATTCACTATGTGGaagtggagaaagaggagcaggactCCATCTTGGAAGAGGCGAGGGAGCTGAGGAGGCGCAGACAAATGCTGTCTCGCTGTGAACCACAACCCGACCTGGTCCTGATCCAGCCAGTCCACTGCCTCAC ATGGAAGAATCTTGGTGAAAGCCTGTTGGCCATGTACAAGCACCAGACCACATGCGAGCCCCCACGCCCGAGCCTCGGCCGCAGGATTGATTTGTCAGAGTATTGTAACCAAATCCTCCTCCAGAACTTTCCTCAGCCCACCAGTCCCATCTGTTTGGGCCCTTCCACCATTTTAAGCAGCAGTCCGAGTTCCTCCCTCCCGCCAGTGGCCCTGGCCGAGCCTGCAGCCCTGCCTCAGGCTCAGGCCCTGCCTCAGCCTCAGGTCCTGCCTCCGCCTccgcctcagcctcagcctcaggcCCTGCCTccgcctcagcctcagcctcaggcCCTGCCTccgcctcagcctcagcctcagccaaGCCTCACCCAGAACACCGTGGAGATCAACACCACCATTCTGCCCATCG CTACAGCCATGGACGTGTCGCTCACTGATAAAGTTAAGAAAGCACCAAAAAGGAAACGAGTGGTGGAAGATATCGGGGAAACAGCCAAGCGACGCTCGGCTCGTGTTCGGAACACAAAATgcaagaaggaggagaagattgATTTTCAGGAACTGCTTTATAAATACCTCCCATCGAG gctGAAGAAGTTTGATCCTGATAACGATGATGAAAGTCTGAGTAACCTGGAGACGCAGTGTGATGACAAAGAtgatctgcagctcctccatggCAGCTCTCTGCCTACTGGCTCTGTTGATTACATGGAATCTG aACAACAGGATGTGCACAACTTCCTCCTCAATAACATCAGTAATGGCGGCATCCTGGACTTGAAGATGCGCTATTTGAAAGCAGTGGGTCAGAAGTTCCTGAAGGAGTGGCCTCGAGGTTTGGCCGCGGTGGTGCTGGAGGTCTATCAGACATGGCGGAAGCACAGCAGCGGACTTCCCAACCCTCTGCTGCGAGACTGCAGCAACCAGCATATCCGG GAAATGTTGACGATGAGTTTGGCCTGTATGGAGTTGCAGTTAGAACAATGGTCACACACCAAAGGAAAGAACA CATCTccaagaagcagcagcatcagtcctGGTGATGACGAGTGTCACTCTGAATTCCCTGGGAAACATTTCCAGGGTGATCTTTTGCTGCTGGCCTTGGGTTCATGCCAGAAGGACCTGTTTGAGAACGACTGGCTGGATGTCATGGTGCGTGTGTACTGGCTGAAGGCACGGTTTCTGGCCCTGCAG GGAGACATGGATTTAGCTCTGGAGAGCTACGATGTGTGCACAGGCCTGTTGCAGAGCAAACCAAAGAACCATGAAGGGAAACATTACACCATCAGCCTGCCTAACCTGCGTGTGGATGCTGCCATCTCTGTAGAGGAG ATTGAAAAGCGGCTGAAGTCTCTGGAGCGTTGTCAGTCTCTGGAGGAGATCCAGCGTCTCTTTGAGTCTGCGGAATTTGACTCTGTGGTGCGCCTGCTGCAGCCGACTCTGAGCTATGTCAGCCGCGGTAAAACACTGGAGTTTGTGAGCTCCACACCAGAGCGGCCCGCTCAGCTGATTCTCCTGCAG AACTCACTGCTGAAGCTGGAGGACTTCCAGCAGTGTTTGGAGTGCAGCGAACAGGCCCTGAATGAAGCTCTACAGCAGCTCACCTCTGCTCCTCATGGCACACCTCCCACTAAGGAGGAGTGGGTATGCACCATTAGAAAGCTGCTGGATGGTATCGAGGTTTGCTTCACCAAGGACTCGCAGCTTCTGAGTCATTTCCCCCACTTCTCCAGTTTGTCTCGACTAGCAAACAACCTAATTCAG CTGATTAATCTGAGCATGAGCACTTCTGACGACCCCAAGGAGCCTTATTTCTTCTCAGTTCTGCCCTGGATTGTTCTGTATCGCATTATCAAACACGAGGAGGCTGCTTTCGACTGTGTGCTTCAACAGCATATGTCAGTCGGAGATGATGAAG ATGAGTCAGACGCTCCCATCCTTCCCTCCTCGCTAGCACTTTTGAACACAGCTCATGAGTATCTCGGTCGACGTTCATTGTGCTGCAGCTCGGATGGCACACTCCTCAAGTTCTAC GTTCGAGTTTTGGAGAAAGAGCTGGCCATCAGTTCTAAAACCGACTCTCATCCCtacaaagaggagctggagatggcGCTGGAACAGTGTTTTTTCTGCCTCTATGCTTATCCCAGCAAGAAGAGCAAGGCCCGATATCTGGACGATCACTCCTCTCCACAG GTGGAGCTCCACTGGAACAATGCACTCTTCATGTTCCAGTACTTTAAGCCCAAGTCGCTGCCTGAGTTCGACAGCTATAAGACGAGCACCGTGTCGGCCGAACTGGCCAATCTGTTGAGGAGGTTTGCCAGCATCGCACCACCAAGTGACACCCCCAAGCTGACTATGGAGGAAGTATCTGCTTATATTGAAGGCATGACAGAAAAG GCGCCGTGCCTCCCTGAAGGaagtgctcctcctcctccaatcaCTGACGAGATCCACTACCTGCTGGCTGATTACCATTTCAAAAACAAGGAGCAGTCCAAGGCCATTAAGTTTTATGTTAACGACATCTGCGTGTGTCCTACAAG GTTCGACTCCTGGGCCGGGATGGCGTTAGCACGAGCTAGCCGCATTCAAGAGAAGCTCAACTCCAACGAGCTGAAAAGTGACATTCCCATATGGAAGCACTCGCAGGCAGTGCTGAACTGTTTCAAGAGGGCGCTGGAGATCGACAGCTCCAACCTTTCGCTCTGGATCGAGTACGGCACCATGTCCTACGCGCTGCACTCGTTTGCATCACGCCAACTTAAACAGTGGCGTAATGAGCCAGAGGTGCTGAAACAGATGAGTGGTTGCAATTGTTCAGGTCAACTTCCTGTCAAACAGGAGTCacgtctctgtccctctgtatCGGCTCAGATGGTGGAAAGGCGAGACGCCATGTTGGAGACGGCCTTGCAGTGTTTCCAGGGTGCATCCCGTTGTGAGTGTGACAGCGATGAAGAGGAGTGGCTCATCCATTACATGCTGGGAAAGATCGCGGAGAAGCGGAAAGAGCCACCTGTGGAATATCTGCAGCTTTACAAGAAG GCAGCTCACTATCTGCATGAAGAAGCTGCCAGGTACCCCCGCAAGATCCACTACCACAACCCACCGGACCTCGCCATGGAGGCCTTGGAG CTGCATTTCCGTCTCGGTGCCACCATTCTGAAGCTCCTGGAGGCCAACGAGTCTGATCTGGACCACGAGCTTTTGTTTAACTTGCTAGTCGAAGCTGCTACTGGGCCTTTCGCtcgaggggaggagaagagtaTGCCGAGCATGCCCAGATCTCTCGAAAA GGAGAAACCCCCATCTATGATGGACTTCAACTGCCCATCTGTGTGCGTCAACAACACCCTGATCACCTCCCGGCCGTCGGCCGCCACTCCAGGTCTCACATCACCTCTTTACGTGGCCGCGCCGTTTGACCACGATTACGCCAAACGCAAAACGCTCCggcggcagcagtggcagcagcagcagcagcggcaggaggAGCGGCAGGCTGATG AGCGCAGCCAAGACAGTGAGGTGGTGATGCTCTCGGACTCCAACTCCACCCAGGATCCCTTCACTGACCCCACCAGCTCACAGGACAGCAGCCACAAAACCGTCTTCGGGAAAGCCAGCTCGTCGTCCTCCGAAAGCACCACCCCTGTGAAGGATGGGCACTCCACATCCGAAGACACGC ATTTGGTCTTTAATTCTTCTGTAGCATCACAGGGAGAGAATTTTGGGATCTTGACTGAAGAAAAAGTCATCCAGGAAGTTGTAGAATGCGTGGTGGTGACACTCCCAGAGACCCAAAAGGTCCCAGTGGAACCTTGTCCCCAGCCAGTTCCCGTCCCCGCCACACCTCCAAAACTTCCAGGTCCATCTCTGCAAGCGGCACCTCAAACCCCCGCCAGCGAGGGCAAGAAGAAGCCGGAGCCCCCTGCTGAGGTGATTGAGGTGCCTAAATCACTGCCTGCAGACCGCGTTGAGCAGAGACGCACACTGGTAGAAATGTGTGTCCGCATCCTCTTCCTGTGCCTCAGCCGCTTCCCTCAGCACTACAAGAGCCTCTACCGTCTGGCCTTCTTCTACACCAACAGCAAGACCCATCAG AACCTACAGTGGGCCCGAGATGTGTTGCTAGGAAGCGGTGTCCCGTGGCAACAGCTGAAGCACATGCCAGCACAAGGACTTTTCTGTGAGAGAAACAAAACCAACCTGTTCAAC GGCATCTGGCGTATTCCAGTAGATGAGATTGATCGCCCGGGAAGTTTTGCATCTCATATGAACCGATCCATCGTCCTCTTACTGGAGGTCCTGTATCAGCTAAAAGATCACGACACTTTGCTGAAAGTCTCCTTTATGCTGCAAAGAACCCCTGACCAGGGAAA GAAGTATCTACGTGATGGTGATCGCCAGGTTTTGGCCAAGAGAGCGTTCTTCCTAACGGTCAAAGTCCTGGAGGACAATCTGAACACTCTGACTGGG GTGTCTGAACAGCCTCACAAAGTGCCAGGGACCCCCTCCGTGGGGGAGATGACCACCACGGATGTGTCCAACAAGCCCAGTTCAGAGGACAACAGGACCGCTCTGCCTAAGAAGCCCAGACTTGCTGACGGAGTCGCTTATACGGTATCCAGAGATGCTTCCCAAGCACCGCTCGCCCCACCAGTGCTGCAATCCACAGATAAGAGCAAAGAGAGTCTCCCCGAGAAGGTGGACACTTCTGGGACTGATGGGCACAAAGCCGGGTCAGAAGAACCCATGGACCTGGGAACTGGGATCTGGAGAAGACCCGCGGGCCCGACAGAACAGCAGACAGAGGCGGGCACCTCTGCGGAGCCCCTGCAGAAGGTGGAGGTTGGTCGGACATCTGAGCTGTCTCTGGAGGACCtgagcatcagctccaggcagcagcagcaactccaGGCCTCAGCAACCACCAAGGTCACGTTGCCAACCAGCGGGACGGATCAGGGGACACCGCGCAGGCCCAGCAGGAAACGGAAGCTCTTGGAGGATGTGGAATCGGGAAAAACGTTACTGTTGGATGCCTACAGGGTGTGGCAGCACGGCCAGAAGGTCATGACCTACGACCTGGGGCGAGTGGAGAAGATCATGTCAGAGACCTACATGCTGATCAAACAG GTGGACGAGGACGTGGCTCTGGACCAGGCCGTCAAGTTCTGTCAGATTCAGTTGGCCACTTCAGCACAAAGACAG ACATCGGTCGACGCCCCAACAACGCCAAAATACTCTAAGGAGCACAGAGAGTACTTCTTCCCTGCCTCGCTGCCGACACCTGTCCTGCTCAGCCAGGTCGCCTGCCACCCGCCCTCCAGCCAGGACGCCCACGCCAAAGTGGCCTACGAACCCCTGAACAAGCTGTCCAGACCCCCCGCTCCGGCTTTCTACGACCAGTCCCCAGCGCCACAGCAGCGAAGGGGGGCTGCAGCCACGGCCCTAACGCCACACACAG gggagcaggaggagcccTTGGAGGGAGTCTCGTACCGACAGCAGGAGTCGCACCTCTGTCAGCAGATGAAACTGGCCTCTGTGTCTCAGGGGGGGCAGGAGTCCGCAGCAGCCGGCTGGTTCCAGGAAGAACCAGCCTCGTGTAGCACCGCTCAGCCGGGCCCAG accagcagcagcaattcACCAGCAACGAACACTCGAAGCTTCCAGACCCCAACAGGATCCGTTCCCGGATCCCCCCCAACATGCCAAAGCTCTTCATCCCGTCCACCGTCAAGTTCCCCCCAGAGATCACAGTCACGCCTCCAACGCCCACGCTCCTCTCACCGAAGGGCAGCATTTCTGAGGAAACCAAACAGAAGCTTAAG AACGTCATCCTGTCTTCTCAGTCTGCAGCCACGGTGAAGAAGGACACGCTGAGCCAGCCGGCGCTGGAGGTTCAGGAGACGTCCAGTCAGGAGTCGTCCCTGGAGAGCGAgtcggaggaagaggaggaggaagaagaataCATGGACACCTGA